In one Perca fluviatilis chromosome 7, GENO_Pfluv_1.0, whole genome shotgun sequence genomic region, the following are encoded:
- the mettl6 gene encoding tRNA N(3)-methylcytidine methyltransferase METTL6 — MALSTNESLPGDIKTSPPEENVALKDDICPCVPGRTKTSTGRVLTAEEADRLGGERALVSDFKLMKLEKEAQKNWDLFYKRNTTNFFKDRHWTTREFEELKACREFESQRLVLLEAGCGVGNCIFPLLEDDLNIFVYACDFSPRAVEFVKQNPLYCPERCCAFQCDLTKDDMRENVPEGSVDVVTLIFVLSAIHPDKMKLALQNISRVLKPGGIVLFRDYGLHDHAMLRFKAGSKLGENFYVRQDGTRSYFFSKEFLAELFADTGLQPVSNDYVLRETVNKKEGLCVPRVFLQSKFTKPSQSQSS; from the exons ATGGCACTGTCAACAAATGAAAGTCTCCCTGGTGATATTAAAACATCACCTCCTGAAGAAAACGTGGCGTTAAAAGACGACATATGTCCATGTGTCCCCGGGCGGACCAAAACCTCCACCGGCAGAGTTTTAACCGCGGAGGAGGCGGACAGACTCGGCGGTGAGCGGGCTCTTGTGTCCGACTTCAAACTGATGAAGTTGGAGAAAGAGGCGCAGAAAAACTGGGACTTGTTTTACAAAAGAAACACGACGAACTTCTTCAAGGACAGACACTGGACCACCAGAGAATTTGAAGAGCTCAAGGCTTGCAGAGAG TTTGAGTcccagaggctggtgctgctggAGGCTGGCTGCGGTGTAGGAAACTGCATCTTCCCTCTGCTGGAGGATGACctcaacatttttgtttatgcCTGTGACTTCTCACCACGAGCTGTTGAATTTGTCAAA CAAAATCCTCTGTACTGCCCCGAGCGCTGCTGTGCCTTCCAGTGTGACTTAACTAAAGATGATATGAGGGAAAATGTGCCCGAGGGCAGCGTGGACGTCGTCACTCTCATCTTCGTCCTGTCGGCCATCCACCCTGACAAGATGAAGCTGGCTTTGCAGAACATTAGCAGG GTGCTGAAGCCCGGTGGCATCGTCCTGTTCAGGGACTACGGCCTGCACGACCACGCCATGCTCCGATTTAAAGCCGGCAGCAAGCTGGGCGAGAACTTCTACGTCCGCCAAGACGGAACCAGGTCCTACTTCTTCTCTAAAG AGTTCCTTGCCGAGCTGTTTGCGGACACGGGCCTCCAACCTGTTTCTAACGACTACGTCCTGAGAGAGACGGTCAACAAAAAGGAAGGGCTTTGTGTTCCCAGAGTGTTCCTGCAGAGCAAGTTTACCAAGCCCAGCCAATCGCAGAGCTCCTGA
- the LOC120562644 gene encoding E3 ubiquitin/ISG15 ligase TRIM25-like yields the protein MALQLDKEKLCCSVCLDLLKDPVTIPCGHSCCMSCVKSRWDEEDPKKIYSCPQCKQTFTPRPVLVISSLLADLVKVAKKTRLHVAPADHYYAAPGDVPCDFCAGRKLKAHKSCLMCRVSYCELHLQPHYESPAFEKHKLVGPSKYLQEKYCSRHDEVMKIFCRNDQQTICVLCSMDEHKDHDTVSAAVERNEKRRELGVSRHKIQHRIQDREKDVKVLQQEMEAINRSADEAVRASEKIFTELVGLVEKRSSAVTEEIRSQQKTEVSRAKELQEKLEEEIAELRKKDAELEQLTHTDNHIQFLHNYLSLSHLSESTDSPRLHIHPLQYFEDVIAAVSEARDELQDILFGKCLKISQKVSEVDVLLPQPEPETRDEFLQYYRQITLDANTVNAGLSLSEENRKATVMREKELYCSHADRFTDWLQVLGSESLTGRCYWEVERSSGGISVAVAYKDISRTGSESGFGNNDKSWALGCFDIGYNFRHNNIRSSLSGPQSSRVGVYLDHKAGTLSFYSVSETMTLLHKVQTTFTQPLYAGFWVYWVGDTAELCELK from the coding sequence ATGGCGCTGCAGCTAGACAAGGAGAAACTCtgctgttctgtctgtctggatctactgaaggatccggtgactatTCCCTGCGGGCACAGCTGCTGCATGAGCTGTGTTAAAAGCCGCTGGGATGAAGAGGATCCGAAGAAAATCTACAGCTGCCCTCAGTGCAAACAGACcttcacaccgaggcctgtccTGGTGATAAGTTCCCTGTTGGCTGATTTAGTGAAAGTGGCGAAGAAGACGAGACTTCACGTTGCTCCAGCTGATCACTACTATGCCGCTCCTGGAGACGTCCCTTGTGATTTCTGCGCCGGGAGAAAGCTGAAAGCACACAAGTCCTGCCTGATGTGTCGAGTCTCTTACTGTGAGCTCCACCTTCAGCCTCACTATGAATCCCCTGCCTTTGAAAAACACAAGCTGGTTGGACCCTCCAAATATCTCCAGGAGAAGTATTGCTCTCGCCACGACGAGGTGATGAAGATTTTCTGCCGCAACGATCAGCAGACCATATGCGTTTTGTGCTCCATGGATGAACACAAAGACCACgacacagtctcagctgcagTGGAAAGGAATGAGAAGAGGAGGGAGCTCGGGGTGAGTCGGCACAAAATCCAGCAcagaatccaggacagagagaaagatgtcaAAGTGCTTCAGCAAGAGATGGAGGCTATCAATCGCTCCGCTGATGAAGCAGTGAGGGCCAGCGAGAAGATTTTCACCGAGCTCGTCGGTCTCGTCGAGAAAAGAAGCTCCGCGGTGACGGAAGAAATCCGATCCCAGCAGAAAACCGAAGTTAGCCGGGCcaaagagcttcaggagaagctggaggaGGAGATCGCTGAGCTGAGGAAGAAGGACGCCGAGCTGGAGCAACTCACACACACCGACAACCACATCCAATTTCTACATAATTACCTTTCGCTGTCACATCTAAGTGAATCTACAGACTCCCCCAGATTACATATTCACCCTCTGCAATACTTTGAAGATGTGATAGCGGCTGTGTCAGAGGCCCGAGATGAACTACAAGACATTCTCTTCGGGAAATGTCTGAAGATCTCGCAAAAAGTGAGTGAGGTAGATGTTTTACTGCCACAACCAGAGCCCGAGACCAGAGATGAGTTCCTACAATATTACCGTCAAATCACACTGGATGCCAACACAGTTAACGCAGGGCTGTCGCTATCTGAAGAGAACCGAAAAGCAACAGTAATGAGAGAAAAGGAATTGTATTGCAGCCACGCAGACAGATTCACTGACTGGCTTCAGGTCCTCGGTAGcgagagtctgactggacgttgttactgggaggtggagaggagcaGTGGAGGCATTTCAGTAGCCGTTGCATACAAGGATATAAGCAGAACAGGGAGTGAAAGCGGATTTGGTAACAATGACAAGTCTTGGGCATTAGGATGTTTCGACATCGGTTATAATTTCAGACATAATAATATCAGAAGTTCACTCTCAGGCCCACAATCCTCCAGAGttggagtgtacctggatcacaagGCAGGgactctgtccttctacagcgtctctgaaaccatgactctccttCACAAAGTCCAGACCACGTTCACTCAGCCGCTCTATGCTGGATTTTGGGTTTATTGGGTCGGAGACACTGCTGAGTTGTGTGAGCTGAAGTAG